The region ATCCTACAAGGAAAAAATAAAGAATTATATAATGTTTAATTTAGTTTTATAAACACCAAGTCCAAACCATTTGAACTTGCTCTTCTGGGATGCTTACCTGATATCAGCTCTAACAAGCCACATTTGTCAGTCTTCATTAACTTAAGCCAGTTCTCTTTAAAGTTGTAGAAAAAACTTACTTGATGCTTGGCTCAAATTAGCTTAACTGCATAAGAGTGTTTAGTCAGATGGACATTTTCTCAAGCTGCTGACCCATAGTAGTATCAAATATTAATGAAAGTCTAAGGTTTTCCTAATGCATCTGTCATACACACCTGCATTTTGTGCTTGTACTTTTGTAGTAAATGCAATTTTTTGGTAAAGTTCATGTGTAAAAACAGATTTGTACTAATGTAGTAATCTAATGTTGAGCAGGTGAAATCCTGAAGTCACCCAAAGAAGAGCTAATCGAGTTTGGTAAATCACCCAGTTATGTATTTATGAGTTCTGGTACTTGTTCTCCCATCTTTTCATCTTTTACAACTATTTGAAAGAGGGTTATACGAGATGGGTTTCATTATTTTAATTTGCTTGTGTATTGCAGAAAATTATTTGAAATTCAAAGATAGGTCGAATCAAATTTCAGGCTGGGATGAGAAAAATAATGAAGTCCGTAAGGTAGTAAAAACTGAACCTGTGGATTCATTAAATGATGAACGCCTGAATGCATCTGCTCTCTCCTTTTCTGTCACTGTAGGAAGCAGTGAGCATTTGGTACGTTGTCAATAAACTTCACTAATCACTGTTGTTTCTCAGTACTTCACAAATGTATGGTTTACCTACTTAGAAATACTCAATTATTTTTAGTCTGGCGCCATGGCACTTGATAGCTGTTTTAAGTTTTGTAATTGTTACGTGCCAATGGTCAAGATTGACATTTTCATCTGTTGGATGTCTAGGAGTTTCCCTTAAGCCTGTGTGCAAAATTTTCCTTGCCCTGTATGTTGTATCATATCAGCTGCTTTTATATCCTTCTGTCATCTGTTAGACAACCTGGGTAACTAGTAAAAATCTCTCAAGTTAAAAACACATTTTACAGTGACTCCGAAGTTATGTGGCCTactattttatttttaatatccTTATCTGAAATTTGAGTAGGAATTGCCGACCTCAGTTACATTGTGGGCATGCACGGTAAAGAAGGTTGTAAACCTTAAAGGTCCGGATGAAAGAGTTTGGCCAATTCTCTTCCATCAGAAATTTGGTATTAAAGCTTTCACTAGTGGCTGGAAAAACTTTTTCATGTCATATAGACTGCGAATAGGAGATGAATGTGCTGTTGTGCTCGAGAATGAAGCAGAAACCATCTTCAAGATTGATTTTAACAGAAactgaactggattacctttTGAGCTTTGATTTGGTTCTCAGCGTAGTTTTAATGATATGTAACCCGGGATTTGTTGTCTATTAGTTGTAGATTATAGTCTTGTTCCTGCCTTAATTATGTTATGTGATGAATTTTTTCACTGTTATTCAGAACCTTATGTCTCCTAAACAGTAAAATAGATTCTATGGAAATTGCTTGTGACTGGTATTTagatatactttcagtttctgcaAACAAACAATATTACCGCAGGCTATAATTGATTCCTGTGCTACCTCTACCTATCCATGAAAACCCCTTTTTGAGGAGAACACTGCAATACTAAGATATGGAACTTGAAAGTGCCAAATTTTGATTATAAATTCAAAAGATATAACTTACTAAATTTGTTAAAATTCTATACTCTTTACTAACAAAGAGAAATCTATTTTCATCAAACAAGGGAAATCTCTTTTTCATCTATATAGTGAAATACAATATTATTGGTACAGGTCTAACAAAAAAGAATTTATTATCAAAATTCCAAATTTTGGTTTATCACTCAGTATTTATAGATAACCCATTGTGAATGATGTCCAGTGAATCAGCCATatactaatttatttatttttttcctatTTTTGTGACAATGCGTCCAATGTAAATTACCCTATCCACGTATTTGTTTGTAAGTTTTGTCGTAAAGAATTAGTACGAAAATAAATTGATACTAGACGAAAAATTACCTTGCGTTTCACTGTTCCagttaatatttatatatttataattatgttaaaaatagttttaaaaaaattaatataaataattaaatgctaaagtaacaaaatatataatatttgaaAAAAATGTGATTTGATAGATTTGAATCTGAGAATTTATTTGTATGTTtgtaaaaaataatataaataaatgtTTGTTGAGGAGATTTGAaccttaaaatttgagtattgtattattttaatatttagaTCAAACGAAGATCCCACCGGTCTTGAGAGGAATAATCAAAATTAAATTGAATGTTTTTATTTCCAGAGCTGAAAAATGTAAAATGAGCAAATTACCCTTGCATTGATTTTTCTTCCAAGGGTCATCTATGTGATTCAGGGGCAATTTTATCTTTTCACCATATTCTTGCTCGGAAAAGGGAACAGGGGAAGACTAATAGGTGGTGAGTATAATAATAAGTATTAAGAGAGAATACTATACGATTAATCCAACGTCACAGATTTTTAGGTTCAAACTTGTTCCTCCTCATCTTCGGAAACACAATTACCACAACACAGAAGAACAAAAATTTTAATGGAGTCGAAGAAAGAACCAAACAGCTGCAGCAGCGACAACAAAGATGATCGTAAAAGCCTACCAAATTCTAATAGCTAATAAGTTGTTTTATTTCTGTTGTATATGTTTACAGCTTCACTGAAGATGACATTTCAGACAGTTCTTGTTTCTAAATTTTTGTACATTTTCCATTATGTACTCTAGCTAGCTTTGTTTTCAACTGTGAATATTTATACTGTTACTTGCTCTCTTCTCCTTTTTATGTCTGCTTAGGCCTTAACCTCATCTTCCTCTATTGTCTTGATTTCGTTTTTATAGTTTTGCATGGTAACAACTACCGTGGTAGCTCAAGTTACAGGCCTGATCGTTGGCAAAATAATCGAGGAGGAGGAGCTAGTGTACCTTCAAATCCTGCTGGACCTTATCGTCCAAGAAATTATAATAATCCAACACATTTCGTCAATAATGAGCGTTTTGTTTCTGAATTTAGGTTTTCTAATAGTCAAAACACATTACCAACAAACTGTATAGCATCTGAGGAGGTACATTTATCAATCAACTCTATAtctatatttattttgattaattctATCCTTTTGCGAGCCTTCTAATATTTGTGCTACAAACTACTTATATGATTTAATGCTTATTGATTTTATTGATATGTCATGCTAATCAGCCATGTGAAATTGGTTGCTATAGTCGTGTGGAAGGCGGGGAAGTATATTTTGATGATCGTAGCTTGGTAGGCCCTTTTGATCATTGCGTCTTTTCGGCTTCCTCTTTTTAAATGTTGCCAGAAAACATCATAGACTTGTAATTCCATCATCATTTTGTATCATCAGAGGCTTTTTTGTATCATCAGAGGCTTTTTAGGCCTCTCACTACCAAGGACATTGGTGCTGATTTAAATGATGGTTTTGATACTTTTACTGAGAAGAAAGGTATATATGTTTTCCGTTTTTTGGTTTCGTTAACCATATGGATATACACGATATAGAATCTTTCTTTTGGTCTAAGCATATTACTATCGACTTGGAATTTCCCTTTTCCTTTTGTGTTACAGATTTAGGCTCCCAAGGATTTGGTGCACTTCTTGCGTGCATAAGACACAAAAATGTTCCACTTGAAGATATGCATTTTGTGGTAATTAATGAGTTAATTTTTAATGCAATTCATCTGTCTATTAATACTGGTCAGAAGTTAACTTTTAGTTCTTGTTTTCCTACAGACATATCGCAACAATCTTAATAAGGTATTTCCCAATCACTTTTTCTGTTAGTAAAAGGGATAGATTTAGCAATGGTTAAGAAGTTTATAAAACTGACAGACATTCATATTAAAGCAATTTCATGTAATTAGATCTGTTGCTTTTAGTCATTATCACTTCAAATTTTGTTATATTTTTCACTAGATGACTGTGACTAAAGGTCTTAAAGTCAGCTAATCTATATCAGTGTGGTTCATACCTTTTCTAATCTTATAGTGTTGGTGATGGTGTACTTACAGATACTGGCCACTGCTTATATTAGGAAGTATCCGTGGGAAATGGGGGTGCACAAAAGAAACGGCATACTCTATCTTGATGTACATAAACTACCAGAAAAGCCAAAGAGTGAGCTGGATACGCGAAGGTACTTTAAAGGAATACACTCATACAGGCACATAGTTTCTTCTGTTTGATCCACAATTCAGGGAAAGAAATTGGGCCTGATGGCATATAAAAATGATCACTAATTTATGTTATTATATTCTTTTTGGTTGAAGTTCATGCTATTATTTGAAGGGCGAGTCCTAGATTTATTGGATTCTTGTCTCCCTTTCATATGCAGTACAAAAAATCATATTAAGATACTTCATAATTATTTACATACATGTAATCAATCAACGATTAGAAAATATGAACACATATTTGATATGTTCATCCAGCTacaatattattataataaagtGTGTATGATGGTTCCCATGTAGGATGTATGAGTTAGGCAACTATTTTGTTAAGTAGGTTTCGAATTATTTACTTGCTGACTTCAAATTTTATTACGCTAGATGTTACTGGGGGTACTGTTTTGAGGGCCTTGCGACAGAAGGTCCAAGAAGAGCTGTTGGTGAGGGGATACATCACATAGATTGTAATGTGGAATATTGTTCTGCGGTAAAGAGAAAACTGGGAGCTCATAATATTTTGATGGGTGCTGAAATAGATTGCTATGAATCAAGTGATGAAGGAAGGAGGTTTTTACATAGAACTAAAGACTACTCAAGAGGTTGACAAAATTATGTGGCTTGTGTTTCGTCTTCCCATTAGTTTGTATCTTTAACTTTTCCTTAATAATTTCTTATGTGCAGCTGAATTATCGCACTATAGGAAGATTTGAAAGGGAGAAGTTGCTCCAGTTCTGGGTACATTTATCCTTGATATCATATTTTTCTTTAGTAAATACATCTTGTTGATTTGGTTGTATGTCATATGCACAAAGCTTAACAATGAAATTGCTTTCTTTTTATATTAGTTTCATACGAAACTAGTTTTCTTTTGAGGGCACGGCCATTTTGTCTTCCACAAGGCTTAGATAGTCAGATCATCGACCTCCTGTAAAGGGAATGAGGGACATATGGCTACACCATGTGTGGTCTACGGCGGAACTTTCAATCACATAGTTTAATTCATTGTCGCTCCACTACCTGCATATATAcctaatattttatatatttcaaTGGGAATGTGTTAACATCTATTGGCAATCTACTTTTTTTCTTGCAGATCCAATCATTTCTTGCTGGTGTCCCTTATATTGTCATTGGATTTAGGTAAATTTTTGTTTGTAAATCTAATAATTTTTACTTTTTAAAAAATTTGTTTAGCACTTGGCTATAGTTTGAATTCCTAACACAGCTTCCCGGCAAGCTTAACATGTGATGAGTCATTACCTTATTTAAAAGGTGTCCattccaaatgtcttaaactatCCGGGGAAGACAATGTTACTTGAAATTTTGTTAACGCCATGTGAAATTAAATGCCTTCTTGTCTCATGTATTTCGTTGCCACTTTATTAGCATGATTTATGCATTGAGGCTCAAATTATGGATGGACTTATATTTTATTTCTTCGTAGAGATGATGGTGGACGGCTTGTACGCACAGAGCGCttaaggaccaaagatatagcAGAGAGAGTCAAAACTAAGGGTTATTGGCAGGTAACACAGTAGCATTGCTGTAACTCCAAGGGTCATGGGTTCAAACGATCCTAGCAACAGTTATTTCGTATCTTCATGACCAGACTACTTCGCTTCTTTCCTTAAAATCTTTTATTTTTTGTACACTGCCACCATTTCCATTTTATGGTTGTAATTGAAGAAGATATAATTGAGTATGTGGTTCAATAAGCGATTAATTTGGGAACCAACTCATCACTTTTTACGTCATGTTAAGAGTTTGCCAAGTGACTCTTTATTTGTATGTAATTTAGAAGATGACAATTGACAGGGAGAAGTTTGTCCTGCTTTTGCGGACGAGGTGTTGGGCTGGCTATACAGAACTGTCAAAGAGAGTAAGATTATTAACTCTGTGCAATAAACTCTCGGTGTTTTACTACTGGAATGAAATTATTTCATCAAAAGatatttgtttttaatttctttGCCTTGTCATGATTATTATCCATCTTGACAATCAATATTTTTTATTTGAAATCGGATGAAGACTACATACTGCAGTTTGCTTCGCCTTTCAACCGTCTAGAGCTTCTACAAGCACACTCTTGTCCGGTTGTAATCACCAATCACATTGCAGTCATGACCAGTCCCAGAAACTAGTTGGTTAAATCTGACATTTTGCGTTCTTATGTGAAAATGGTAAATACGCGTGTTAAGTATTAACATTTCATATTTTCCGAATAGGTGGGAATATTATATAAGACTGTTTTGTTCTTTTGAGTCTAATTTAATATCTATTTTTGCAACTTCTGATTTGAAAATATACttttaaataatttgaaaatgAAATACACAATTTCTCCCTTGTTTTCATATCAAACAAAAGCAGACTTTAGACTACTTGGTGATTTGTGTTTCGTGCTTCTTTCACCTAATGTTCTCAGCTTTTTTAGTGTTGCTTCCTGGATTATCTTTTCTTTGTAGACAtattatgctaacaaaattaCGGATATGTAGTGAAAGATAAACCGAGTTTATTAACGTCTAATGAAATATCAAAAAGGATTACTCTGTTTTGCCACACCTTCATTAGCGTTTACCGAACAATAATCAAATCTGACTAATTCAATGAACCATAAAAATTTACAGAGTAATGTACATGTATATATTTAGTCACTGTAAATGAATAATATAAGAATAAGCAGGTCTAACATTAAGATAATATGTGGCTTGTGCTAGGAATGCCCGTAGATGTAATACTTTCTTAAATTTTCTTCATCTTCGTCCTGATTAACTTGGCGATAAAGTGAAGAACTAGTGCTCAAAATATCATTAGGCTGCTGTTGAACCGTTAAAATAAAAACTGGAATTCTGTGCAACCAAGTGCCCCACCAATCAGACATAAATTGAAAGAGCACGCGACTAGGCCAAGGAGAAATTATCCAAATGAAGATGCAAACGAGATATGCATACATGAGAAGTTGTGGCGGTAACAGAAATGAGGCTAGCAGCAGAATCACAAGCGGCACTGATAGATTCATATCTCCGAACTGCAACATTATTGGCTTTGCCATTACAGTGATGTTGATGCTGAGCTTGATGGAGATGAGAAAAACCAGTAAGACAACACCAAATGTTAGAGTTGACCAGctgtttttgtgatttgtgataTATTCCCAGACTAAAATTTGGTTGGCTTGTTCCCACGTAGCAGATGATCTCATGTACACAAAGATATTCACTAGTGCTGGCACTAGAAACCTTAAGTCTATGTTACAAGGCATATAAGTTTAGATATGAACCACTAATACAAGGTTTGAGATGATCAAGATTTTTATGAAAATGTAAATTGATACCTGAAATACAATGAGAAGCAAGGAGAGAGCATTGTTGATACTTCATATACACATGGTTAATGTAGGATTTTTCCATGAATGTGTCTTTCCAGGATATTTCTAAGAATGTTTCCAGGATACTTCATACACGCAACATTGGTGTTACTTGTTACCGATATGCATTAAGAGAAAGTTCCTCTGTACTATCATTGTCTCTTTTAATTTTTTACACTATTTATGGTAAATAATTGACTATTAAACCCAGTATCTGAGACGATAGAAAATAAACTCTTAACCACATGAGCTATcttatgagtactttaatacaattaagtttttatatttaatattaatatgaaattaaaaatattaataataaaaaatatgtattGACAAACGTGTTTAAAATAAACGGAAACGTTTTTAGACACGGAAAGATTATTTGTCATGATTATTTTGTAATTAAGGTTGGTTTATTTCTGACTTGTTTTCATGTACAccagaaaattattttttattcgATGATAGGCAAGTAAAGTCTTCCAACTGTAGGGCCTTAAGCCCCTTTACTCGTGATACCAGAAATGAAATGTTAACAGGTCCCCGGAGGAATCTTGTAAATCACATTCACTCACTTTGTTACGTTATCTTGTGTGTCAACGTAACGTCACGTGAGTACATATATGAACACGCGTCAATTTATTCTCACACATGTTCT is a window of Apium graveolens cultivar Ventura chromosome 11, ASM990537v1, whole genome shotgun sequence DNA encoding:
- the LOC141695680 gene encoding LOW QUALITY PROTEIN: NAD-capped RNA hydrolase DXO1-like (The sequence of the model RefSeq protein was modified relative to this genomic sequence to represent the inferred CDS: deleted 1 base in 1 codon) — encoded protein: MEIACDCFTEDDISDILHGNNYRGSSSYRPDRWQNNRGGGASVPSNPAGPYRPRNYNNPTHFVNNERFVSEFRFSNSQNTLPTNCIASEEPCEIGCYSRVEGGEVYFDDRSLRLFRPLTTKDIGADLNDGFDTFTEKKDLGSQGFGALLACIRHKNVPLEDMHFVTYRNNLNKILATAYIRKYPWEMGVHKRNGILYLDVHKLPEKPKSELDTRRCYWGYCFEGLATEGPRRAVGEGIHHIDCNVEYCSAVKRKLGAHNILMGAEIDCYESSDEGRRFYIELKTTQELNYRTIGRFEREKLLQFWIQSFLAGVPYIVIGFRDDGGRLVRTERLRTKDIAERVKTKGYWQGEVCPAFADEVLGWLYRTVKENEDYILQFASPFNRLELLQAHSCPVVITNHIAVMTSPRN